CTTGCACGTTAGTTCtgaataaaatgagaaaatactcGCTACTTTAAAGTGTTTAATTCCCACAGGAGTATGCAAAAATAGGCTTTACCATGTGGTTACTATATAGACTATTGAATTACCAAAAAAACATGCTATATTGTGTTATGAAATGAATTGCCTATATCGATAGcaacatttttatgtattttttttaatgtttgacaAATTACAGCGTAAATTAacttaaaaatacttttttgtaaTATGCTTATAACATTATCCAAGGATTTGATAAAAACAAGACTCATAATTACTTAAAATACCCTTCTCTGACTGTATGGTTGCAACTGCTGGTGATTGTGTGTTCTGGTGATGGGTCTTAACGTTCAAGCTTTCACTGTGATGTAGGCTAACTTTTCCTTACTTTCTAACCAAGCACAATCCCTTCTTGTGATGGTATTATGCTTTCATGTTTTAACTGTTTGTTCTGCATTTGGCATAGACCCTTTGGCTCTTTGTGCTGTGGAGAGTAGTTGTCTGTCTTTGCCTTCATGAGGAAAATGTACTTTCATCCACAGCCTGAACCCACAGAGGAAGACATAGAGAAGAACCCAGAACTGAAGAAGCTACAGATCTATGGCGCAGGGCCTAAGATGATGGGACTTGGGCTGGTGGCCAGGGACAAAGGCATCCGGAAGAAAGGTAAGTGCCATAGCCACAACCTCATTTAAACACATTCTCAGACACACAGTTAAACCTATAACGTCATTAGGTCTGCCAACAATAATGTTGAGAAACCTGGACATTTGGAGGCAACGCTGCATCAGAACAATTAGTTTTGCAAGTAAAGCAATTACTTGAGAAAGAGGCAAGTCCTAAATTAATAACTGGCTAACTCTGATTCTGAACACATCTTACTTTTTAGATGAACTGCCTCAAACCGTTACCATCAAGGACAGCGTATCTCCTGGTTCTGGTGATACGTCAGTCAAAGCGGAGCCGCTGGAGCATAAAGAGAAGCAGAGTGATGGGAGTACATCTAGCCATATACTGCCTCCTCCTACCATCACAGTTAAGACAGAAGTGAAGAAAGAAGAACCAGAGGAAGAGGGTGGGAAAGGgaaagtggaggaggaagaagataCAGATGGACCTTGTACCAAAATGACCATGAGGCTAAGACGCAACCTCGGCAACTCGCAGTGTGTAAGTAGACCAAAGAATGCACCCACGTGGCAGTCAAAGTTAAGATGAACGTtacatatttgaatattaaatgtCACGGCATAACCACAACCCTGGGAAAACTTGATACTATCGTTACGTCTAGGGCTTCCAGAGTTTTGTTAGCCCGTGCAAATGAAACTACAGAGCTAAGCACTAGCCCGCCTGGCTGAAGGTAAAGGTGAAAGGCCTACCTCTCGTAGACAGGGCTCACTTCTTGGTCTGGCGTTAATCAGCGTCGACGCTCCGTTGACGGACAAAACACAACTTGATGGGGAACCATTGGGTCGGGAGTGACTAATAGATGGATTTGTGCTGTGATACAAACTACCATGAGAAGTCGAATGATTGTACAAGGCCTGTAAACACAATGCACTTTGCTCTTTATCTTTGACAAAGTAGTGACTCCTATTCCCCACAATctaatattttgtttaatttttcatCTTCCGTGTTTAATAGGCCACCGTGGTTGTCTGCTCCAGTTAAACGTGAGCCTCACTCATCTGGCTCCAAGCCCTAGAATGAACGTTTTGTACTTTTCTTTGTCCCACTTTTTCAAAGGTGGATTCTTTTGTATGTCGGATGTGTGGTCGGGGAGATGACGACGAGAAGCTCTTGCTGTGTGATGGCTGTGATGATAATTACCACACCTACTGTCTACTACCCCCACTCACTGATCCTCCAAAAGGCAACTGGCGATGCCCTAAGTGTGTGGCAGAGGTTAGTAAAAATGTTTGGAAGCACTTGTTTATGTCTGTAATACTCGTGGCATGTTTTGTTGGATTTCTTTGAACCCCCAAGACTAATCTTTGTTTGGATTCTCCTCAATGTGTAACTTTTTGTAGGAGTGCAAGAAACCTGCAGAAGCATTTGGCTTTGAACAGGCTACACGAGAGTACACTCTGCAGAGTTTTGGGGAAATGGCAGATGCCTTCAAGGCAGATTACTTCAACATGCCTGTCCATGTAAGCGCAACCACACAAGACATCACCTCTTCATTATAAAGCACCCTGCCCCGACTAAAGCGGGAGACTAATCTCAagcctgtgtgttgttgttggtgtAGATGGTTCCCACTGAGCTTGTGGAGAGAGAATTCTGGAGGTTAGTCAGTAGTATCGAGGAAGACGTGGTTGTTGAATACGGTGCAGACATACACTCCAAGGAGTTTGGCAGCGGCTTCCCGATGAACAATGGCAAAAAGAAGCTCacaaaggaggaggaggtatgcacgttgttttcttttgtaacagtatatatatatatatatatatatatatatatatatatatatacaacagacagacagacagacagacagacagacagacagacagacagacagacagacagacagacagacagacagacagactacgGTATCATGACTGTAAAAGACCAATTTGGCATTCTGACCATTACGATAAGAATGTACTCTACAAACTAATCCCTACTCAATTCAGCGGTGCTCTTGACAATAACATGTTTGCATTAACAAACTATTCACTGCACAGTTTTGATTACAGTGCTAAATGAGATGAGAGAACAGCGAGTTTGCCAACTGTCTGGTTGTTATGGAGATAAGTAGGCTCTTGGTTGGCATGACAATAATCCCAATACCTCTAGAATGTATGACAAATGGCAGTTTATGGCAGCCAAATctgctgaaaaataaatcagaattttgtttacttaaaaaaaatatgtcaaatCAATCTGAATTTATAAGTAGAAATCTAAACAAACTCCAGAAAAGTAGTTTAAAATGAACGTGGGCCTTAGCAGCATAACTATGGGTTACTCTGTAATTCAGAATGTTGAATTGAGAGAAATATTTCAGCAAATGGTATTGATTTTATAATGTTCTCATAAAAGTACTAGTGTAGTTTAGATGGTACCTGTAATTAGGGTTATTTATAGACCTTTTAATAATCATAGTCCAGTGCTTATTTTCAGTGCAGTCCCTTTTCTTTGTTGGTCAGGAATATGCCTGCAGTGGCTGGAATTTGAATGTGATGCCCGTGCTGGAGCAGTCACTCCTGTGTCACATTAATGGAGACATCTCTGGGATGAAGGTGCCCTGGCTTTACGTAGGCATGGTGTTCTCAGCTTTCTGCTGGCACATCGAGGATCACTGGAGCTACTCCATCAACTACCTGCACTGGTACAGAatgctttttttgtgtattgttgtggGTTTGTTTGGCATTATAGTAGTCAAAGGTTTAATCAATTGCAGCTTTTAACATAGAGAATATGATAATGTCATGTGCAAGGGTACTTTGACTGAAATACTATAACTTTCCCTCTCTGTTCTCCACTTCCCTATTCTCTCTTTTATGTATTCTATTCTGCAGGGGGGAACCCAAGACTTGGTATGGGGTTCCCTCTGTGGCAGCTGAGCGACTTGAGGAAGTAATGAAGAAGCTGACGCCAGAGCTGTTTGAGTTTCAACCTGACCTCCTGCACCAGCTGGTCACCATCATGAACCCCAATATCCTCATGTCTCACGGTGTACCGGTCCGTCTCACAtaaacacgcatgcacacagcaGAAATATCGTTTGTGAAAATAAATTCTTTGATTGACTTCTGTGTTTCCGATTGGCAGGTTGTACGTACCAACCAGTGTGCTGGGGAGTTTGTCATCACCTTCCCCAGAGCCTACCACAGTGGCTTCAATCAGGGGTATAACTTTGCTGAAGCTGTTAACTTCTGCACTGCAGACTGGGTACGTCCGTTTACACTGTCTGTCTCGAGTTCTCATTTCCGATCGTTCACAATAATCAACATCGctcttctctttccctctcagCTGCCTGCCGGCCGTTCCTGTATTGAGCACTACCGGCGTCTGAGAAGGTATTGCGTGTTCTCCCACGAGGAGCTCACCTGTAAAATGGCTGCCACCCCAGAGAAACTAGACCTTAACCTGGCAGCAGCTACACACCGGGAAATGTTCATCATTGttcaggaggagaggaagctGCGGAAGGGTCTGATGGAAAGGGTGAGACACAGAAATAGATCTTAGACATTTTTTGtttctctatttatttattcagtcTATATGTGTAAGTGAATAATAGTTTAGTTTGGTACCGTTCGGAATTTGTCTGATATTGTAATGTTCTGATGAGAATATGGGAAATCTGTTTGTCTAATGAAATCTGTGTTGTGTACCTGCAGGGCATTACTGAAGCAGAGCGCGAGGCCTTTGAGCTGCTGCCTGATGATGAGAGACAGTGTGATAAATGTAAGACCACGTGCTTCCTTTCTGCCCTGGCATGCTCAAACTGTCCAGAGAGACTGGTATGTCTCTACCACACTCAGGATCTGTGCAACTGCCCCACTGAAAAACTCTACCTCAGGTATTTATCTCTTGTGTAGCTGTCATTGTTTGTGTATGCTTTGCAGTGATGTACTGGGTGAAAAGTGGCTGTGTTAATCCTCCCCTTCACTTTGCAGATACAGATATACCCTGGATGAGCTGTTAGCCATGTTACACCGATTAAAGGTTCGGTCGGAGTCTTTTGATTCCTGGGCCAACAGAGTGAAAGAGGCACTTGAGCAGGAAGAGGGAAACAAAATAGGTGGGAAATCAACATAAATGTATCCCATGAACTTGGTTTCAACAGAATATTATGATCTTAAAAGACACTGGAAGACCAAATGGTTATTGAATTGCAGGAATTAATGACCTGGAAATGCTGAAGACGGAAGCAGCGGAAAAAAAGTTTCCTGACAACGAACTTCTGCGGAAACTCAACACTGTTCTTAAAGACATCGAACGCTGCCAGCAGACAAGTGTTGAACTCCTCAGTAACTCAAGGACCAGGTAAAATAGAACACATACTTAACATTTACACTAACTGTTCTGTTACATGCACTTACAAATTTCCATCTTTTTAGTGAAAGTAAGATGACGTTGGCAGAGCTGAAATCCTTGGTAGAGACGATGCAAAACCTGCCCTGTGTGATCAGCCAGTTGGAGGAAGTGCAGGTAAGTGGTTATGTTACACTAAGCAAACTagcttttatttttgtcatatccttccaaaactaataaaaacactGTATAAATGTGTTACAATTTTCTCACCTTAAAAGTTGTACCCCCACTTGGTGCACTGACGGTCTACCTCTGTACCATCTGGTTTTCAAGGCGGTTCTGCGGACAGTGGAGGATTTCCAGAGCCGGGCTCAAGTACTGGCCAATGACAGGGACTGGAGGAGGGACTCTCAAACACCTGAGCAGTTGCAGACTTTGTTGGAGCAGGGGGCCAAGCTGCTTGTTGTGGTGCCAGAGTATAATTTACTCCAGGGCCTTAAGGAGCAGGGCCATTGGCTGGCAGAGGTGAGACGCACCCTGGGCACAGAAGGAGGGGAGAGGCAGGAGGTGATGTTGGATGTTTTGAGAAACCTGATGGAAGCCGGCTGCAACGTGCCCCAGAGTGTGTCTGTGGAGACGGCCATGGCAGAGCTTCAGGAGCTGCTCACAATTGCAGAACGTTGGGAGGAGAAAGCACAGATCTGCCTAGAACAAAGGTAAGACAAACCAGTCAAACCATACAACATTTCAGCTGccgcaggtttttttttttttttctcactagtTTATCGTGTTGCAAAAATGTCAACGTTTCTTTGTCATGGTTTTGTTCTTCCAGGCAAAAGCACCCTCTTTCTACTCTGGAGGCAATAGTAAATGAAGCCCAGCTGATTCCAGTCAAGCTGCCCAACATTCTGGCTCTACAGGGCTGCCTCACTCGGGCACGGGCCTGGGTAACAGATCTAGAGGAAATCCaggtaataaaataaatacaaataattatCCTCTCTGGTGTCTTTTAGCCCCTTGACacctgaatttattcacaattatataaacaaaatattatgtgtgtttctggctccaagctgatgctaaattaagttgagattgttaatttgtctatagcatatggaatagatataaatttaggtatgatgcaaattagcgacaacaggcattatggtaaaattctttacaaaacagtaaaattaataaaacacatagtAGATTTCATTCATGTCACAAAGTTGTTAGAACTTCTAAACTGTAATTGACAAATACATGGATCTTGACAacggcaagaaagaaaacactctcctactccctaacattgacagtagtttCTTTAGGGGTAGGGTTAGGTGTAGGGGCAGGGTTAGGGGTAGGGGTAGGGTTAGGTTTAATTTCGCTTCCGTGAACCGGATGTATCTCCCACTCCGACCGGTCCTACAAGAAACCAGTGCATGTAAAAGGTTCCGAGGTATGTAtcgcatgtaaacaaaccggcattggggggaatacacacgctatctcgcctgcagtcggaatggaaggggtttgatgcaaattagcgacagtcgGCGTTAAGGGGTTAGACATCCATTTTTATTCTAACCCCTCTGTAATGTTGTTATTTGAAATAAATTGAAATACCCTGTAATTGCAAAATATGCTGtcatgttatttattattattcaatattttatttgttgtagaATGGGGAGCATTACCCATGCCTGGATGACCTAGAGGGCCTGGTGGCTATTGGAAGGGACTTGCCAGTCTTCATGCAGGAGTTAAGACAGCTGGAACTGCAGGTAGCCAGCGCTCACTCTTGGAGGGACAAGGCCACCAAGACCTTCCTGAAGAAGAGCAGTCAGCACAGTCTGCTAGAGGTGGGCAACTCGAAGGAAATCggaaattattttaaaacttAAATAGATTGAATTTCTGTCAACAATAGGCAACGAGATAAGTTACCTGTATACTTGTATCAGTACGGCATTTCACTTTAGGAGCCAAGCAAGTAAGTAAGGCAACCTTTTATGAAAGCAAGCACTCAACTCCAGTGTTGCCCTGCAGGTATTATGTCCGTGtgcaaagagaagagagagccgAGATGAGATGGAGACGTTAGATGAGCCTTTAGATGATTCTGATACCAACACTCTGGGCCTCTCTGCTCAGGACCTGAGGGACCCTGCCGCTATTGTGAGTTTATTTAGCGtgtcgttgttgttgttttttgttctgtctTTTTACATAAATACTAGTTCTGTATGTGAACTTGATTTGTGAACTTTGTCTCTAGGTGATGGCATTCAAAGAAGGGGAGCACCAGGAGAAGGAGGCACTACTGAGGTTACAGAAATTGAACATGTGTAAATCTGGACTTAACGCTGCAAGTTGCAAGGAGAACGGGAGGTGGGAGGATGCCATGGAGACGGACACATCCATCCACTCAGAGAACTCTGTAAAAGAGAACGGTAACAGTAACCACACCTGCACCACCCCTCCTCAGTCAGTGTGCGTGTGCGCTGGTCAGCCTCGTGCCCCTCAGCTTCGCTGTCATCTGTGTAAGGACTGGTTCCATGGGGGCTGTGTTCCTTTCccctccctgctctcctcctctgGACCACCAGAGA
This genomic interval from Perca fluviatilis chromosome 5, GENO_Pfluv_1.0, whole genome shotgun sequence contains the following:
- the kdm5c gene encoding lysine-specific demethylase 5C isoform X1; this translates as MEGEEFIPPPECPVFEPSWEEFQDPLGYIAKIRPIAEKSGICKIRPPPDWQPPFSVELDTFRFTPRIQRLNELEAETRVKLNYLDRIARFWEIQASSLKIPHIERRILDLFSLSRIVTDEGGFEMICKERRWARVAQRLGYPPGKNIGSLLRSHYERIVYPFEMFQSGARLPHCKPKHYDGEDVDKEYKPHSIPLRQSVQPSKISSYGRRANRGQPDGPEDLAPHPLTTGSQLISAPEPTEEDIEKNPELKKLQIYGAGPKMMGLGLVARDKGIRKKDELPQTVTIKDSVSPGSGDTSVKAEPLEHKEKQSDGSTSSHILPPPTITVKTEVKKEEPEEEGGKGKVEEEEDTDGPCTKMTMRLRRNLGNSQCVDSFVCRMCGRGDDDEKLLLCDGCDDNYHTYCLLPPLTDPPKGNWRCPKCVAEECKKPAEAFGFEQATREYTLQSFGEMADAFKADYFNMPVHMVPTELVEREFWRLVSSIEEDVVVEYGADIHSKEFGSGFPMNNGKKKLTKEEEEYACSGWNLNVMPVLEQSLLCHINGDISGMKVPWLYVGMVFSAFCWHIEDHWSYSINYLHWGEPKTWYGVPSVAAERLEEVMKKLTPELFEFQPDLLHQLVTIMNPNILMSHGVPVVRTNQCAGEFVITFPRAYHSGFNQGYNFAEAVNFCTADWLPAGRSCIEHYRRLRRYCVFSHEELTCKMAATPEKLDLNLAAATHREMFIIVQEERKLRKGLMERGITEAEREAFELLPDDERQCDKCKTTCFLSALACSNCPERLVCLYHTQDLCNCPTEKLYLRYRYTLDELLAMLHRLKVRSESFDSWANRVKEALEQEEGNKIGINDLEMLKTEAAEKKFPDNELLRKLNTVLKDIERCQQTSVELLSNSRTSESKMTLAELKSLVETMQNLPCVISQLEEVQAVLRTVEDFQSRAQVLANDRDWRRDSQTPEQLQTLLEQGAKLLVVVPEYNLLQGLKEQGHWLAEVRRTLGTEGGERQEVMLDVLRNLMEAGCNVPQSVSVETAMAELQELLTIAERWEEKAQICLEQRQKHPLSTLEAIVNEAQLIPVKLPNILALQGCLTRARAWVTDLEEIQNGEHYPCLDDLEGLVAIGRDLPVFMQELRQLELQVASAHSWRDKATKTFLKKSSQHSLLEVLCPCAKRRESRDEMETLDEPLDDSDTNTLGLSAQDLRDPAAIVMAFKEGEHQEKEALLRLQKLNMCKSGLNAASCKENGRWEDAMETDTSIHSENSVKENGNSNHTCTTPPQSVCVCAGQPRAPQLRCHLCKDWFHGGCVPFPSLLSSSGPPENPLCWWDWDSRFLCPRCQRSRRPRLETILALLVALQRLPVRLPEGEALQCLTERAITWQGRAKEALETPELQQTLQRLQELKETLHCETEKAGDMGKETEGSSVIVLSDSEGGEGEEGVIDLTDENSPKKNTKESNGTQAGCENGISKKSNVTGVGSLLPLLPLLKGQVVELLPATRVQLEELQLEGDLLEVSLDQTLIIHRVLQAASVPPRETLHTLIQIELEEQRRTSRGRAKDSKRKRKSHRGGSGEGAGERSLDASESKKTCPISHSLSPQLPVQTYPQIL
- the kdm5c gene encoding lysine-specific demethylase 5C isoform X2; this translates as MEGEEFIPPPECPVFEPSWEEFQDPLGYIAKIRPIAEKSGICKIRPPPDWQPPFSVELDTFRFTPRIQRLNELEAETRVKLNYLDRIARFWEIQASSLKIPHIERRILDLFSLSRIVTDEGGFEMICKERRWARVAQRLGYPPGKNIGSLLRSHYERIVYPFEMFQSGARLPHCKPKHYDGEDVDKEYKPHSIPLRQSVQPSKISSYGRRANRGQPDPEPTEEDIEKNPELKKLQIYGAGPKMMGLGLVARDKGIRKKDELPQTVTIKDSVSPGSGDTSVKAEPLEHKEKQSDGSTSSHILPPPTITVKTEVKKEEPEEEGGKGKVEEEEDTDGPCTKMTMRLRRNLGNSQCVDSFVCRMCGRGDDDEKLLLCDGCDDNYHTYCLLPPLTDPPKGNWRCPKCVAEECKKPAEAFGFEQATREYTLQSFGEMADAFKADYFNMPVHMVPTELVEREFWRLVSSIEEDVVVEYGADIHSKEFGSGFPMNNGKKKLTKEEEEYACSGWNLNVMPVLEQSLLCHINGDISGMKVPWLYVGMVFSAFCWHIEDHWSYSINYLHWGEPKTWYGVPSVAAERLEEVMKKLTPELFEFQPDLLHQLVTIMNPNILMSHGVPVVRTNQCAGEFVITFPRAYHSGFNQGYNFAEAVNFCTADWLPAGRSCIEHYRRLRRYCVFSHEELTCKMAATPEKLDLNLAAATHREMFIIVQEERKLRKGLMERGITEAEREAFELLPDDERQCDKCKTTCFLSALACSNCPERLVCLYHTQDLCNCPTEKLYLRYRYTLDELLAMLHRLKVRSESFDSWANRVKEALEQEEGNKIGINDLEMLKTEAAEKKFPDNELLRKLNTVLKDIERCQQTSVELLSNSRTSESKMTLAELKSLVETMQNLPCVISQLEEVQAVLRTVEDFQSRAQVLANDRDWRRDSQTPEQLQTLLEQGAKLLVVVPEYNLLQGLKEQGHWLAEVRRTLGTEGGERQEVMLDVLRNLMEAGCNVPQSVSVETAMAELQELLTIAERWEEKAQICLEQRQKHPLSTLEAIVNEAQLIPVKLPNILALQGCLTRARAWVTDLEEIQNGEHYPCLDDLEGLVAIGRDLPVFMQELRQLELQVASAHSWRDKATKTFLKKSSQHSLLEVLCPCAKRRESRDEMETLDEPLDDSDTNTLGLSAQDLRDPAAIVMAFKEGEHQEKEALLRLQKLNMCKSGLNAASCKENGRWEDAMETDTSIHSENSVKENGNSNHTCTTPPQSVCVCAGQPRAPQLRCHLCKDWFHGGCVPFPSLLSSSGPPENPLCWWDWDSRFLCPRCQRSRRPRLETILALLVALQRLPVRLPEGEALQCLTERAITWQGRAKEALETPELQQTLQRLQELKETLHCETEKAGDMGKETEGSSVIVLSDSEGGEGEEGVIDLTDENSPKKNTKESNGTQAGCENGISKKSNVTGVGSLLPLLPLLKGQVVELLPATRVQLEELQLEGDLLEVSLDQTLIIHRVLQAASVPPRETLHTLIQIELEEQRRTSRGRAKDSKRKRKSHRGGSGEGAGERSLDASESKKTCPISHSLSPQLPVQTYPQIL